The Oncorhynchus tshawytscha isolate Ot180627B linkage group LG05, Otsh_v2.0, whole genome shotgun sequence genome includes a window with the following:
- the LOC112251703 gene encoding trace amine-associated receptor 1-like yields the protein MDFSNTSNLNSTVKSQTVFCYESLSGSCVRFARPLSVQVPMFTSMVLAILVTVIGNLLVITSIAHFKQLQTSVNQLLVSLAVCDLLLGVFVMPCSAVRSVQGCWYLGGFLCKLHTSTDIMLSTSSIFHLSFISIDRYFAVCRPLSYRLIITNNTVLFMITTSWLVPAIFSYGMIFPEINLKGKEDFYETHVKCIGGCQVFFSPVAALVASSFSFYIPGMILICIYSKIYWVARAQARSIKDLSRQFKEADSGRRERRGANILAIVVGVFLICWSPFSLCLIIDPFIQYSIPPMLGDTLVWFGYLNSAFNPIVYAFFYTWFRRALRIIISGHIFHRGSCRFRLYSE from the coding sequence ATGGACTTCTCAAATACTTCGAACCTCAACAGCACTGTGAAATCACAGACTGTTTTCTGCTACGAGTCTTTGAGTGGATCGTGTGTGAGGTTTGCTCGACCCCTGAGCGTTCAGGTTCCGATGTTCACATCGATGGTGTTGGCCATACTGGTGACTGTTATTGGGAATCTTCTGGTCATCACCTCCATTGCACACTTCAAGCAGCTTCAAACCTCCGTAAACCAACTGCTCGTCTCCTTGGCTGTGTGTGACCTCCTTCTGGGAGTGTTTGTAATGCCGTGCAGTGCTGTGCGCTCTGTCCAGGGCTGTTGGTACCTAGGAGGGTTTCTGTGTAAGCTCCACACCAGCACTGATATTATGCTGAGCACATCCTCCATCTTCCATCTATCCTTCATCTCTATTGATCGTTACTTTGCTGTCTGCAGGCCACTGTCATACAGACTGATCATCACCAATAACACTGTATTGTTCATGATCACCACCAGTTGGCTGGTCCCTGCCATTTTTTCTTATGGAATGATCTTCCCTGAGATCAATCTGAAAGGCAAGGAGGATTTCTATGAAACACATGTCAAGTGCATTGGAGGCTGTCAGGTGTTCTTTAGTCCAGTGGCAGCTTTGGTAGCATCCTCCTTCAGTTTTTACATCCCAGGCATGATCTTGATTTGTATATATTCCAAGATATATTGGGTTGCCAGGGCTCAGGCCAGGTCCATTAAAGATTTATCTCGTCAGTTTAAAGAGGCAGACTCTGGACGTAGAGAGAGACGAGGGGCAAATATTCTGGCAATAGTAGTGGGAGTGTTTCTAATCTGCTGGAGTCCCTTTTCCTTGTGCCTCATCATTGACCCTTTCATACAGTACTCCATCCCCCCGATGTTGGGGGACACCCTGGTTTGGTTTGGATATTTGAACTCTGCTTTTAACCCTATTGTCTATGCTTTCTTTTACACTTGGTTCAGGAGGGCTTTGAGAATCATCATCAGTGGTCACATCTTTCACAGAGGTTCTTGTAGATTTAGATTGTATTCTGAGTAA
- the LOC112249854 gene encoding trace amine-associated receptor 13c-like, with the protein MDISPHQHLDPKMFCYPESNASCTREIFSEGFQIASYFFFVSVMLVTILGNGVVIISIAHIKQLHTPTNMLIMSLAVADLLVGVTVMPFSTIKAVEGCWYFGDAFCFLHSDMFLTSVSIFHLVFIAIDRYESVCSPLRYSTKITIPIAWLMVFASWAVAALYSYGLLYSKANVRGLDEFIASIYCLGSCNLFLNALWGTLDTLIAFFFPCSVMVGLYTKIFLVAKKHIKKIEDSQKNSNEGGRGVVSQRSERKAAKTLGIVVGVFIFCWLPFFVNSIVDPYTNFSTPPILFEVFIWLGYFNSTANPIIYALFYPWFRKCLNLIVTLKIFNRNSSYINVFATT; encoded by the coding sequence ATGGATATCTCACCTCATCAACATCTGGATCCTAAGATGTTCTGTTACCCAGAATCAAATGCCTCCTGCACCAGAGAAATCTTCAGTGAAGGGTTTCAAATTGCTTCATACTTTTTTTTTGTTTCTGTTATGCTGGTTACTATTCTAGGGAACGGTGTGGTCATTATCTCCATTGCTCACATAAAACAGCTCCATACGCCAACTAACATGCTTATAATGTCTTTGGCAGTTGCAGACCTGCTAGTTGGAGTAACTGTGATGCCTTTTAGTACAATTAAGGCTGTGGAGGGCTGCTGGTACTTTGGAGATGCTTTTTGTTTCCTGCATTCTGATATGTTCCTCACATCTGTTTCAATTTTCCACCTGGTATTCATAGCCATAGATCGATATGAGTCTGTGTGCAGTCCACTTCGCTATTCCACCAAGATTACTATACCAATTGCATGGCTCATGGTTTTTGCCAGTTGGGCCGTTGCTGCATTGTACTCCTATGGCCTACTATATTCCAAAGCAAATGTAAGAGGACTGGATGAATTCATTGCATCCATATACTGCCTGGGAAGTTGTAATCTTTTCCTTAATGCTCTGTGGGGCACCCTAGACACATTGATAGCCTTTTTCTTTCCGTGCTCTGTAATGGTGGGTTTGTATACCAAAATATTTTTGGTGGCAAAAAAACATATAAAAAAGATTGAAGACAGCCAAAAGAATTCCAATGAGGGAGGTAGAGGTGTGGTGTCTCAACGGTCAGAGCGGAAAGCAGCTAAAACTTTAGGCATTGTGGTGGGTGTTTTCATCTTTTGCTGGCTGCCTTTCTTTGTTAATTCCATAGTTGATCCATACACAAACTTTAGCACACCACCTATTCTCTTTGAAGTGTTTATCTGGCTGGGTTACTTTAATTCTACTGCAAATCCAATCATCTATGCACTGTTTTATCCATGGTTTCGAAAATGTCTTAATCTCATTGTCACATTAAAAATATTCAATAGAAATTCTTCCTATATAAATGTATTTGCTACTACATGA